A window of Rhodopirellula halodulae contains these coding sequences:
- a CDS encoding DUF2237 family protein — translation MASPTPSKAKNVLGTELEVCSTDPMTGFYRDGCCNTGGQDVGLHVVCAEMTEDFLEFSRRQGNDLSTPMPMYEFPGLKPGDRWCLCAARWKEAFDAGMAPKVHLEATHISALEFASLDELREFALD, via the coding sequence ATGGCTTCACCCACGCCTTCGAAGGCCAAAAACGTGCTGGGCACCGAATTGGAGGTATGCAGCACCGATCCGATGACCGGTTTCTATCGCGATGGCTGCTGCAACACAGGCGGCCAGGACGTCGGATTGCACGTGGTGTGTGCCGAGATGACCGAGGACTTTCTCGAATTCAGTCGCCGCCAAGGCAATGACTTGAGCACCCCCATGCCGATGTATGAATTCCCCGGTTTGAAACCAGGTGATCGGTGGTGTTTGTGTGCGGCACGTTGGAAAGAGGCTTTCGACGCGGGAATGGCACCCAAAGTCCACTTGGAGGCCACCCACATTTCGGCACTCGAGTTCGCCTCGCTGGACGAACTCCGCGAGTTCGCGTTGGACTGA
- a CDS encoding secondary thiamine-phosphate synthase enzyme YjbQ: MSYWMQREISLPAARRGFHLVTRPILEALPELREIEIGLLHVFIQHTSASLTINENADPDVRVDFETAMNHAVPESLAYVHTLEGPDDMPAHVKASMMGSSVSVPIKNGRLNVGTWQGIYLCEHRDRASSRNLVLTIQGQKA, translated from the coding sequence ATGTCGTACTGGATGCAGCGTGAAATCAGTTTGCCAGCCGCTCGACGTGGTTTTCACTTGGTCACACGGCCGATCCTGGAGGCCTTGCCGGAGCTCCGTGAGATCGAAATCGGACTGCTTCACGTGTTCATTCAGCACACCAGCGCTTCGCTGACCATCAACGAAAACGCGGATCCCGATGTGCGAGTGGACTTCGAAACGGCCATGAATCACGCCGTTCCGGAATCACTTGCCTATGTGCACACGCTGGAGGGCCCCGATGACATGCCCGCCCATGTGAAAGCATCCATGATGGGAAGCAGCGTCAGCGTTCCGATCAAGAACGGACGACTGAACGTGGGCACTTGGCAGGGAATCTACCTGTGCGAACACCGCGATCGTGCTTCGTCGCGGAATCTGGTCCTGACCATTCAAGGCCAAAAAGCCTGA